From a region of the Sminthopsis crassicaudata isolate SCR6 chromosome 6, ASM4859323v1, whole genome shotgun sequence genome:
- the CD6 gene encoding T-cell differentiation antigen CD6 isoform X1, whose product MTERGPDMPLLVAVLGCLLASVSGQISLTSPTSSEKLDNGHSRGNSTLDIGKKPVRLVNRTDPCSGTVQVKVAGSWQPACEDFWDKRASLAVCRELGCVGTGPMASASPPGPGRSEHLPSKNRTVALNDTWQSPLPVLCDQGNWGTCQLQTSACRSGRSARVSCEEVLAVRLVGGGDRCAGQVELKDEGSWGTVCDDDWDLRDANVVCKQLECGWAIQALQGSYFQKGKEHIHLDEVNCSGSELSLWECPAQRSHDCGHKEDAGVVCSESPISNSSLIPKTSSRPPAPTTAAFVPLEAQKQELRERALLILCIILGLLLLGSLIALVFVYKKAKGTYALPVMENHNHRTSTATLGGNNSYHEVSVTVPKEEAPKLSLQAGPPPSRDSDSDSDYEHYDFHSQPPMPLSTFYNSQKYRVTEDMAQQSKFKMPPLQEDAPAPAPQSFLRQNSDSSTSSGEGYCNSPTSRLPRFSFPGFSSERNHLLEQPPNLELAGTRATLSNAPVPAPQNYLRHNSDSSTSSGEDYCNSPISKLPPANFPDFSSESNTSGAVSQTSCRKPLWSCFCRTSS is encoded by the exons GAAAGAAGCCCGTCCGGCTGGTGAATAGGACTGATCCCTGCAGTGGGACGGTGCAGGTCAAGGTCGCAGGGTCCTGGCAGCCTGCCTGTGAGGACTTCTGGGACAAGCGAGCCAGCCTGGCTGTCTGCAGGGAGCTGGGCTGTGTGGGGACGGGGCCAATGGCCTCCGCCAGTCCTCCGGGTCCAGGGAGATCAGAGCACCTCCCATCCAAGAACAGGACTGTGGCCCTCAATGACACGTGGCAGTCCCCTCTGCCTGTGCTCTGTGACCAGGGAAACTGGGGGACCTGCCAGCTACAGACCTCTGCCTGCCGCAGTGGGAGGTCTGCCAGGGTCAGCTGTGAAG AAGTCCTTGCTGTGCGGCTGGTAGGTGGAGGTGATCGTTGCGCCGGTCAGGTAGAGCTAAAGGACGAAGGCTCCTGGGGCACCGTGTGTGATGATGACTGGGACCTGCGGGACGCCAATGTTGTGTGCAAGCAGCTGGAGTGCGGCTGGGCTATCCAGGCCCTGCAGGGCTCATACTTCCAGAAGGGCAAAGAGCACATCCACCTGGATGAGGTGAACTGCTCAGGGAGTGAGTTGTCCCTGTGGGAGTGCCCTGCCCAGAGAAGCCACGACTGCGGGCACAAGGAGGACGCCGGTGTGGTTTGTTCAG AGTCTCCCATTTCCAACAGCTCGCTGATTCCCAAGACCTCCTCAAGACCTCCGGCACCCACAACGG CAGCCTTTGTGCCGCTCGAGGCGCAGAAGCAGGAGCTTCGAGAGCGGGCCCTCCTCATCCTCTGCATCATCCTGGGACTCCTCCTCTTGGGGTCACTCATCGCTCTGGTTTTCGTCTATAAAAAGGCCAAAGGAACATATG CCCTCCCAGTCATGGAAAATCACAACCACCGGACATCCACCGCCACCCTCGGAGGAAACAACAGCTACCATGAGGTCTCTGTCACCGTCCCCAAAGAAGAAG CACCCAAGCTCTCCCTGCAGGCGGGACCCCCACCCTCGAGGGACTCTGACTCCGACTCTGACTACGAGCACTATGACTTCCACAGCCAGCCCCCAATGCCCCTCTCCACCTTCTATA ACTCCCAGAAGTACCGCGTGACTGAGGACATGGCCCAGCAGAGCAAGTTTAAGATGCCCCCGCTGCAGGAGG ATGCCCCTGCCCCAGCTCCTcagagtttcctgaggcagaacAGCGACTCTAGTACATCTTCTGGGGAAGGTTACTGCAATAGTCCCACCAGCAGGCTGCCTCGGTTCAGTTTTCCTGGGTTTTCTTCGGAGAGGAACCACCTTCTGGAGCAGCCTCCCAACCTGGAGCTGGCTGGGACCCGGGCCACTCTGTCTA ATGCCCCTGTCCCGGCTCCTCAGAATTACCTGAGACACAACAGCGACTCTAGTACATCTTCTGGGGAAGACTACTGCAATAGTCCCATCAGCAAGCTGCCTCCAGCAAACTTCCCAGACTTTTCTTCAGAGAGCAATACTTCTGGAGCAGTATCCCAAACTTCTTG CAGGAAGCCACTCTGGAGTTGTTTCTGCAGGACCAGCAGCTGA
- the CD6 gene encoding T-cell differentiation antigen CD6 isoform X2, with amino-acid sequence MTERGPDMPLLVAVLGCLLASVSGQISLTSPTSSEKLDNGHSRGNSTLDIGKKPVRLVNRTDPCSGTVQVKVAGSWQPACEDFWDKRASLAVCRELGCVGTGPMASASPPGPGRSEHLPSKNRTVALNDTWQSPLPVLCDQGNWGTCQLQTSACRSGRSARVSCEEVLAVRLVGGGDRCAGQVELKDEGSWGTVCDDDWDLRDANVVCKQLECGWAIQALQGSYFQKGKEHIHLDEVNCSGSELSLWECPAQRSHDCGHKEDAGVVCSESPISNSSLIPKTSSRPPAPTTAFVPLEAQKQELRERALLILCIILGLLLLGSLIALVFVYKKAKGTYALPVMENHNHRTSTATLGGNNSYHEVSVTVPKEEAPKLSLQAGPPPSRDSDSDSDYEHYDFHSQPPMPLSTFYNSQKYRVTEDMAQQSKFKMPPLQEDAPAPAPQSFLRQNSDSSTSSGEGYCNSPTSRLPRFSFPGFSSERNHLLEQPPNLELAGTRATLSNAPVPAPQNYLRHNSDSSTSSGEDYCNSPISKLPPANFPDFSSESNTSGAVSQTSCRKPLWSCFCRTSS; translated from the exons GAAAGAAGCCCGTCCGGCTGGTGAATAGGACTGATCCCTGCAGTGGGACGGTGCAGGTCAAGGTCGCAGGGTCCTGGCAGCCTGCCTGTGAGGACTTCTGGGACAAGCGAGCCAGCCTGGCTGTCTGCAGGGAGCTGGGCTGTGTGGGGACGGGGCCAATGGCCTCCGCCAGTCCTCCGGGTCCAGGGAGATCAGAGCACCTCCCATCCAAGAACAGGACTGTGGCCCTCAATGACACGTGGCAGTCCCCTCTGCCTGTGCTCTGTGACCAGGGAAACTGGGGGACCTGCCAGCTACAGACCTCTGCCTGCCGCAGTGGGAGGTCTGCCAGGGTCAGCTGTGAAG AAGTCCTTGCTGTGCGGCTGGTAGGTGGAGGTGATCGTTGCGCCGGTCAGGTAGAGCTAAAGGACGAAGGCTCCTGGGGCACCGTGTGTGATGATGACTGGGACCTGCGGGACGCCAATGTTGTGTGCAAGCAGCTGGAGTGCGGCTGGGCTATCCAGGCCCTGCAGGGCTCATACTTCCAGAAGGGCAAAGAGCACATCCACCTGGATGAGGTGAACTGCTCAGGGAGTGAGTTGTCCCTGTGGGAGTGCCCTGCCCAGAGAAGCCACGACTGCGGGCACAAGGAGGACGCCGGTGTGGTTTGTTCAG AGTCTCCCATTTCCAACAGCTCGCTGATTCCCAAGACCTCCTCAAGACCTCCGGCACCCACAACGG CCTTTGTGCCGCTCGAGGCGCAGAAGCAGGAGCTTCGAGAGCGGGCCCTCCTCATCCTCTGCATCATCCTGGGACTCCTCCTCTTGGGGTCACTCATCGCTCTGGTTTTCGTCTATAAAAAGGCCAAAGGAACATATG CCCTCCCAGTCATGGAAAATCACAACCACCGGACATCCACCGCCACCCTCGGAGGAAACAACAGCTACCATGAGGTCTCTGTCACCGTCCCCAAAGAAGAAG CACCCAAGCTCTCCCTGCAGGCGGGACCCCCACCCTCGAGGGACTCTGACTCCGACTCTGACTACGAGCACTATGACTTCCACAGCCAGCCCCCAATGCCCCTCTCCACCTTCTATA ACTCCCAGAAGTACCGCGTGACTGAGGACATGGCCCAGCAGAGCAAGTTTAAGATGCCCCCGCTGCAGGAGG ATGCCCCTGCCCCAGCTCCTcagagtttcctgaggcagaacAGCGACTCTAGTACATCTTCTGGGGAAGGTTACTGCAATAGTCCCACCAGCAGGCTGCCTCGGTTCAGTTTTCCTGGGTTTTCTTCGGAGAGGAACCACCTTCTGGAGCAGCCTCCCAACCTGGAGCTGGCTGGGACCCGGGCCACTCTGTCTA ATGCCCCTGTCCCGGCTCCTCAGAATTACCTGAGACACAACAGCGACTCTAGTACATCTTCTGGGGAAGACTACTGCAATAGTCCCATCAGCAAGCTGCCTCCAGCAAACTTCCCAGACTTTTCTTCAGAGAGCAATACTTCTGGAGCAGTATCCCAAACTTCTTG CAGGAAGCCACTCTGGAGTTGTTTCTGCAGGACCAGCAGCTGA
- the CD6 gene encoding T-cell differentiation antigen CD6 isoform X3: protein MTERGPDMPLLVAVLGCLLASVSGQISLTSPTSSEKLDNGHSRGNSTLDIGKKPVRLVNRTDPCSGTVQVKVAGSWQPACEDFWDKRASLAVCRELGCVGTGPMASASPPGPGRSEHLPSKNRTVALNDTWQSPLPVLCDQGNWGTCQLQTSACRSGRSARVSCEEVLAVRLVGGGDRCAGQVELKDEGSWGTVCDDDWDLRDANVVCKQLECGWAIQALQGSYFQKGKEHIHLDEVNCSGSELSLWECPAQRSHDCGHKEDAGVVCSESPISNSSLIPKTSSRPPAPTTAAFVPLEAQKQELRERALLILCIILGLLLLGSLIALVFVYKKAKGTYALPVMENHNHRTSTATLGGNNSYHEVSVTVPKEEAPKLSLQAGPPPSRDSDSDSDYEHYDFHSQPPMPLSTFYNSQKYRVTEDMAQQSKFKMPPLQEDAPAPAPQSFLRQNSDSSTSSGEGYCNSPTSRLPRFSFPGFSSERNHLLEQPPNLELAGTRATLSNAPVPAPQNYLRHNSDSSTSSGEDYCNSPISKLPPANFPDFSSESNTSGAVSQTSWKPLWSCFCRTSS from the exons GAAAGAAGCCCGTCCGGCTGGTGAATAGGACTGATCCCTGCAGTGGGACGGTGCAGGTCAAGGTCGCAGGGTCCTGGCAGCCTGCCTGTGAGGACTTCTGGGACAAGCGAGCCAGCCTGGCTGTCTGCAGGGAGCTGGGCTGTGTGGGGACGGGGCCAATGGCCTCCGCCAGTCCTCCGGGTCCAGGGAGATCAGAGCACCTCCCATCCAAGAACAGGACTGTGGCCCTCAATGACACGTGGCAGTCCCCTCTGCCTGTGCTCTGTGACCAGGGAAACTGGGGGACCTGCCAGCTACAGACCTCTGCCTGCCGCAGTGGGAGGTCTGCCAGGGTCAGCTGTGAAG AAGTCCTTGCTGTGCGGCTGGTAGGTGGAGGTGATCGTTGCGCCGGTCAGGTAGAGCTAAAGGACGAAGGCTCCTGGGGCACCGTGTGTGATGATGACTGGGACCTGCGGGACGCCAATGTTGTGTGCAAGCAGCTGGAGTGCGGCTGGGCTATCCAGGCCCTGCAGGGCTCATACTTCCAGAAGGGCAAAGAGCACATCCACCTGGATGAGGTGAACTGCTCAGGGAGTGAGTTGTCCCTGTGGGAGTGCCCTGCCCAGAGAAGCCACGACTGCGGGCACAAGGAGGACGCCGGTGTGGTTTGTTCAG AGTCTCCCATTTCCAACAGCTCGCTGATTCCCAAGACCTCCTCAAGACCTCCGGCACCCACAACGG CAGCCTTTGTGCCGCTCGAGGCGCAGAAGCAGGAGCTTCGAGAGCGGGCCCTCCTCATCCTCTGCATCATCCTGGGACTCCTCCTCTTGGGGTCACTCATCGCTCTGGTTTTCGTCTATAAAAAGGCCAAAGGAACATATG CCCTCCCAGTCATGGAAAATCACAACCACCGGACATCCACCGCCACCCTCGGAGGAAACAACAGCTACCATGAGGTCTCTGTCACCGTCCCCAAAGAAGAAG CACCCAAGCTCTCCCTGCAGGCGGGACCCCCACCCTCGAGGGACTCTGACTCCGACTCTGACTACGAGCACTATGACTTCCACAGCCAGCCCCCAATGCCCCTCTCCACCTTCTATA ACTCCCAGAAGTACCGCGTGACTGAGGACATGGCCCAGCAGAGCAAGTTTAAGATGCCCCCGCTGCAGGAGG ATGCCCCTGCCCCAGCTCCTcagagtttcctgaggcagaacAGCGACTCTAGTACATCTTCTGGGGAAGGTTACTGCAATAGTCCCACCAGCAGGCTGCCTCGGTTCAGTTTTCCTGGGTTTTCTTCGGAGAGGAACCACCTTCTGGAGCAGCCTCCCAACCTGGAGCTGGCTGGGACCCGGGCCACTCTGTCTA ATGCCCCTGTCCCGGCTCCTCAGAATTACCTGAGACACAACAGCGACTCTAGTACATCTTCTGGGGAAGACTACTGCAATAGTCCCATCAGCAAGCTGCCTCCAGCAAACTTCCCAGACTTTTCTTCAGAGAGCAATACTTCTGGAGCAGTATCCCAAACTTCTTG GAAGCCACTCTGGAGTTGTTTCTGCAGGACCAGCAGCTGA